A genomic window from Panthera tigris isolate Pti1 chromosome B4, P.tigris_Pti1_mat1.1, whole genome shotgun sequence includes:
- the APOL2 gene encoding apolipoprotein L2: protein MEDIIEYFQDSVSWDDLHLLLTDHEAWESFMAEANLSREEADVLYAGLCELEADLCMEGRERIQRDHLEERFLNEYPRLKRELKGQIQKLHKLADKVDKVHRGCTISNIMAGSTSVASRVLTILGLGLAPVTSGISLSLFATGVALGTASAVTTVSSSIVEHLSTLSAEAKARRLASAGDNRGETIAKARCQNTLRMFSVTNSFVRVLRNIGKNVRAIRLAKAGPHLAACAKRFMTAGRVSVRSDKRVKKVFGGTVLAMIRGARIMDVATVSTSLLVDVANLVEESKHLHQGAKAESAERLRQQAQLLESKLKELNRMYESLK, encoded by the exons ATGGAGGATATCATTGAGTATTTCCAGGACTCAGTGAGCTGGGATGACCTACATCTCCTGCTGACTGACCATGAAGCCTGGGAGAGCTTCATGGCTGAGGCCAACTTGTCCAG GGAGGAGGCAGATGTGCTATACGCAGGTCTGTGTGAGCTGGAGGCAGACCTGTgcatggagggcagagagaggatccagaGAGACCACCTGGAGGAGAGGTTTTTGAACGAGTATCCCCGGTTGAAACGGGAGCTTAAGGGGCAAATACAAAAGCTCCACAAGCTGGCGGACAAGGTTGACAAGGTACACAGGGGCTGCACCATCTCCAACATCATGGCCGGATCCACCAGCGTGGCGTCTCGGGTCCTGACCATCCTGGGCCTGGGTCTGGCACCTGTGACATCAGGGATCAGTCTGTCACTCTTTGCAACGGGGGTGGCGCTGGGAACAGCATCTGCTGTGACCACTGTGTCCAGCAGCATTGTGGAGCACTTGAGCACGTTGTCCGCGGAAGCCAAAGCCCGTCGCCTGGCATCAGCTGGCGATAACAGAGGGGAGACCATTGCAAAGGCTCggtgtcagaacacactccgaaTGTTTTCCGTAACAAACAGCTTCGTGCGAGTCCTGCGAAACATTGGAAAGAATGTTCGTGCCATCAGGCTGGCCAAAGCCGGTCCTCACCTAGCAGCCTGTGCCAAGAGGTTCATGACAGCTGGGAGAGTCTCAGTTCGAAGTGACAAGCGAGTGAAGAAAGTTTTTGGAGGCACTGTTCTGGCAATGATCAGAGGAGCCCGGATCATGGATGTGGCCACCGTGAGCACCTCCCTTCTGGTGGATGTGGCCAACCTTGTGGAAGAATCAAAACACCTGCATCAGGGGGCAAAGGCAGAGTCGGCTGAAAGGCTGAGACAGCAGGCCCAGTTGCTAGAGAGCAAGTTGAAGGAGCTCAACCGGATGTATGAAAGTCTAAAGTAG